Within the Streptomyces vilmorinianum genome, the region GTCCGGCATCCGGCGGGCCAGCCGGGTCCAGTCCTCGTCGGTCATGGTGCCCGAGCGCATGTGGTGCAGCGCGACCCGGGCCTCCGCCGAGAGCAGGCGCATCGCGATCTCGTTGCGGCCCATTTCGAGGGAGAAGATGACGCTGGGCAGGTTGTGCTTGATGGAACAGGCCCGGGCGAAGTCCAGGGCGAGCGTCGACTTACCCATGGCGGGACGGGCCGCGATGATGATCATCTGGCCGGGGTGCAGACCGTTGGTGAGCTGGTCGAGGTCGGTGAAGCCGGTCGGCACACCGGTCATCTCGCCGCTGCGCGAGCCGATCGCCTCGATCTCGTCGAGCGCGCCCTCCATGATGTCGCCGAGCGGCAGATAGTCCTCGGTGGTGCGCTGCTCGGTGACCGCGTAGATCTCGGCCTGGGCCGAGTTCACGATCTCGTCGACGTCGCCGTCGGCCGCGTATCCCATCTGCGTGATCTTGGTGCCGGCCTCCACGAGGCGGCGCAGCACGGCGCGCTCATGGACGATCTCCGCGTAGTACGCGGCGTTGGCCGCGGTCGGAACCGACTGGACGAGCGTGTGCAGATACGAGGCGCCGCCGACGCGCGTGATCTCGCCGCGCTTGGTGAGCTCGGCGCCGACGGTGATCGGGTCGGCCGGCTCGCCCTTGGCGTACAGGTCGAGGATGGCCGCGTAGACCGTCTCGTGCGCGGGCTTGTAGAAGTCGTGACCCTTGATGATCTCCACGACGTCCGCGATGGCGTCCTTGGAGAGCAGCATGCCGCCGAGGACGGACTGCTCGGCGTCGAGGTCCTGCGGGGGTACCCGCTCGAAGCCGGAGAGACCACCGTCCCAGGGGCCGCCGTCGCTGCCGCGGTCGTGCTGGTCCTCACGGCCTCGTCCGCGCCCACGGCCCTCGCCGCGGGGGCGGGTGACGGGCAGCCGGTCACTCGGTCCGCTGTCGGCCCAGGGGTCGTCCAAGGGCTCGGGAATGCTCATCGAGCCGCCTCCTCCCGTCCGCTCCGCGGACCTCTCCGTGCCACTCTTTCTTACGCCACGGCTCGGACAAACAAGAGGCTTTGACTCCGCTTCTGGCGCGTCGGGCGCCGGACCACGGTAGGCCCGCGGGCACCGTCAGCCAATCTGGTTATCCACAGGTCCTGTGGGTTACGGGCGAGATGCTGTGGAGAACTCCGCAGAACCTGTGCACGGACCGGGGGACAGCCATGTGGACAAACTCATAACGCACCCCAGGGCACTGCTCTGACCTGGGACTTTTCCATCCACGGGCTGTGGGGGAGAAAAACTTCTCGCTCCGGACCAAGATCAGAACAAACGGCCCACACCCGAAGCTCCACACCACAGATTTGTAAGGACCCTAGCCCACTTGCATCTCTTACCTGTGGAAGATTAGTTTTGAACCCATGACCCAGGCTCCCCCGACCCCCAGAGCCGTGCGCCGGCAGCACGACCGAGAGATCATCTCGCTCGCTCTCCCGGCGTTCGGCGCGCTCGTCGCCGAGCCGCTCTTCCTCATGGTCGACAGCGCCATTGTCGGCCATCTCGGGACCCCACAGCTCGCCGGTCTCGCCATCGCGGCCGCGCTGCTGTCCACCGCCGTCAGCGTCTTCGTCTTCCTCGCCTATGCCACCACGGCCGCCGTCGCCCGCCGCGTAGGAGCGGGCGACCTCCAGGCCGCCATCCGTCAGGGCATGGACGGCATCTGGCTCGCGCTCCTCCTGGGCGGAGCCGTCGTCGCCCTCACCCTGCCCACCGCTCCCTGGCTGGTGGACATCTTCGGCGCCTCCGACACCGCCGCCCCGTACGCCATCACGTACCTCCGCATCTCCAGCCTCGGCATCCCCGCCATGCTCGTCGTCCTGGCCGCCACCGGCGTCCTGCGCGGCCTGCAGGACACCCGCACACCGCTCTACGTGGCCATCGGAGGCTTCGGAGCCAACGCGCTCCTCAACGTCGGTCTGGTGTACGGCGCCGGGATGGGCATCGCCGGCTCCGCCTGGGGCACCGTGATCGCCCAGTGCGGCATGGCCGTCGCGTATCTCGTCGTGGTCGTCCGTGGCGCCAGACGCCACGGCGCCTCCCTGCGCCCGGACGCGGCCGGCATACGCGCCAGCGCTCAGGCCGGCGCACCGCTCCTGGTCCGTACGCTCTCCCTGCGGGCTGTCCTGATGATCGCCACCGCGGTCGCGGCCCGCATGGGTGATGCCGAGGTCGCCGCGCACCAGATCATCCTGTCCCTGTGGAGCCTGATGGCCTTCGCCCTGGACGCGATCGCCATCGCCGGACAGGCCATCATCGGCCGCTATCTCGGCGCCGACGACGCCGAGGGGGCCCGGCAGGTCTGCCGTCGCATGATCCAGTGGGGTGCGGTCTCCGGCGTCGTGCTGGGCGCGCTCCTCGTTGTCGCCCGCCCGCTCTTCATCCCGCTCTTCACCAGCGACACGACGGTCCAGGACACCCTCCTCCCGGCCCTGCTGGTCGTCGCGGTGTCCCAGCCCATCTCCGGGGTGGTCTTCGTCCTCGACGGCGTCCTGATGGGCGCGGGGGACGGCCCCTACCTCGCCTGGGCCATGCTGCTCACCCTGGCCGTCTTCGCCCCGGTCGCCCTGCTGGTCCCCGTTCTCGGCGGCGGGCTCACCGCGCTCTGGTGGGCGATGACGCTGATGATGACCGTCCGGATGCTGACGCTCTGGCTGCGCTCGCGCTCGGGCCGGTGGATCGTCACCGGAGCCACACGGTGAATGTTTCACGTGAAACGCCCTGTTTCACGCGAAACGGCGGAAGGGCCGCACCCCGAGGGGTGCGGCCCTTCCGTACTGCTGAGAGCAGCGTTACGCGGCGACGACCTCGACGCCGAGCTTCGCGGCAACCTCGGGGTGCAGACGCACGGACACCTGGTGCGAGCCCAGGGTCTTGATCGGCGAACCGAGCTCGACGCGACGCTTGTCGACGTCGGGGCCACCCGCGGACTTGATCGCCGAGGCGATGTCGGCCGGGGTCACGGAGCCGAAGAGGCGGCCGGCGTCGCCGGAGCGAACGGCCAGACGCACCTTCACGCCCTCGAGCTGGGCCTTGATCTCGTTGGCCTGCTCGATGGTCGCGATCTCGTGGATCTTGCGGGCGCGGCGGATCTGCGCCACGTCCTTCTCGCCACCCTTGGTCCAGCGGATCGCGAAACCACGCGGGACCAGGTAGTTGCGAGCGTAACCGTCCTTGACGTCGACGACATCGCCGGCGGCACCGAGGCCAGAGACCTCGTGGGTCAGGATGATCTTCATTATTCGGTCACCCTTCCCTTATCGCGCGGTGGACGTGTAGGGCAGCAGCGCCATCTCACGGCTGTTCTTGACGGCCGTGGCGACGTCACGCTGGTGCTGCGTGCAGTTGCCGGTCACGCGGCGGGCACGGATCTTGCCGCGGTCGGAAATGAACTTCCGCAGCATGTTCGTGTCCTTGTAGTCCACGTACGCGGTCTTGTCCTTGCAGAACGCGCAGACCTTCTTCTTAGGCTTGCGCACAGGCGGCTTCGCCATGGTGTTTCTCCTGTGTGATCAAGAAGTGGGGGTACGAGCTGCCTTCGAGGGGAGTGCCCTAGAAGGGCGGCTCGTCCGAGTAGCCGCCGCCGCTGGAGTTTCCACCCCAGCCGCCCCCGCCGCCCTGCGGCTGCTGACCGCCGGCCGGCGCGCTGGTCGCCCACGGGTCGTCGGCGGGAGCACCGCCACCACCCTGCTGGCCACCACCGGAGCTTCCGCCCCAGCTGCCGCCGCCCTGCTGGCCACCGCCGCCGTAGCCACCCTGGCCACCACGACCGGTGGTCTTGGTGACCTTGGCCGTGGCGTTCTTGAGGCTGGGGCCGACTTCCTCGACGTCCAGCTCGTAGACCGTGCGCTTGACGCCCTCGCGGTCCTCATAGGACCGCTGCTTCAGACGGCCCTGCACGACAACGCGCATGCCTCGCTGGAGCGACTCGGCGACGTTCTCCGCCGCCTGACGCCAGACCGAGCAGGTCAGGAACAGGCTCTCGCCGTCCTTCCACTCATTGGTCTGACGGTCGAAGGTGCGGGGGGTGGACGCGATACGGAACTTCGCGACCGCCGCACCGGACGGGGTGAAGCGCAGCTCGGGGTCGTCGACAAGATTGCCGACGACCGTGATGACGGTCTCGCCTGCCATTGGGTGAACCTCTCGGCGGGATTGCTTCTGGCTGCTTACTGCTACTCGAACCCGATGACCTCTGAGCTAGGTGCTCAGTGGGTCTCGGGACGGAGGACCTTGGTCCGGAGGACCGACTCGTTCAGGTTCATCTGGCGGTCGAGCTCCTTGACGACCGCAGGCTCGGCCTGCAGGTCGATGACCGAGTAGATGCCCTCGGGCTTCTTCTTGATCTCGTAGGCGAGACGACGACGGCCCCAGGTGTCGACCTTCTCGACCTTTCCGTTGCCCTCACGGACGACGGAGAGGAAGTTCTCGATCAGCGGGGAGACAGCGCGCTCCTCGAGATCGGGGTCGAGGATGACCATCACCTCGTAGTGACGCATGTGGAACCCACCTCCTTTGGACTCAGCGGCCACGGTCGTTCCGTGGCAGGAGGGTCGTGATGCGTAAGCAACGGTATCCGCCGCCACTGACAACCCCCCTCAGCGAGTGAGGAGGCCGTCGTGGTCCTGGACGGACCTGGGCAGACACCGGTGCAGACCGTACAGAGTACCCGCACATCCGCTTCCGGTTGAAATCCGGTGGTGAGGGGACGCAATCTGTACACAACGGATGTCGGCGGCGCTACGATGCGCCGCCTTCCGGCAGGCACGCCAGGAGGTGCCCCATGGCCCAGGCAATGCAACCCGACCCCGGACATTCCCTACTCGCCACCGATGGCAAGCCCCACCCGCTCCAGGACACCCTGATGGCGGTGACGCTCTTCCTCGGCGTCCTCTCCTTCATCACAGCGCAGTTCCACGATCTGCATGTGCTGGCTTCCTGGACCGGGCTGATCGGCATCGTGACCGGTGCGTCCGGCCAGTTCATCTCCGTGACCACCAGGGAACGTTTCGTCCTGATCATCGGGCTCGGCGCCTCGGCGGTGGGCTTCTACCTCGGCATGTTCTACGGGGGCCTCGCCTGAGGCATGCCGGGTGGGCCGCCGGCCCAAGGGCCACGCGGCCCCTCGGGGCGCTCCCCGGTCGCAGTAGGCTTCGGCGCGAGAGCCGGAGCCCCTGTACCGATGGGGACACACCTGCCGAGGAGCGCCCCGACATGAGCCTGACCCTGAGGACCATCAGCCGTGAGCAGCATCTGGCATTCATCCAGAGCCAGCCCGCGGCGAGCCACTGCCAGGTCCCGGCGTGGGCTGATGTGAAGACCGAGTGGCGCTCGGAGAACCTGGGTTGGTTCGACAAGTCCGGCGAGCTCGTCGGCACGGGCCTCGTGCTCTACCGTCAGCTGCCGAAGATCAAGCGCTACTTGGCGTATCTGCCCGAGGGCCCGGTCATCAACTGGTACGCCCCGAACCTGGACGACTGGCTGCAGCCGATGCTCGCGCATCTCAAGCAGCAGGGCGCCTTCTCCGTGAAGATGGGCCCGCCGGTCGTCATCCGGCGCTGGGACTCGGCCGCCATCAAGTCCGGCATCCAGGACCCGGACGTGAAGCGCCTGAAGGATGTCGAGGCCACGCACATCGAGCCGCGTGCCTTCGAAGTCGCCGACCGGCTGCGGAAGATGGGCTGGCAGCAGGGCGAGGACGGCGGCGCCGGCTTCGGTGACGTCCAGCCCCGCTATGTCTTCCAGGTACCGCTCGCGAACCGCTCGCTCGACGATGTCCTCAAGGGCTTCAACCAGCTGTGGCGCCGCAACATCAAGAAGGCCGAGAAGGCCGGTGTCGAGGTCGTCCAGGGCGGCTACGAGGACCTGGCCGAGTGGCAGCGCCTGTACGAGATCACGGCCGTCCGCGACCACTTCCGTCCGCGTCCGCTCTCCTACTTCCAGCGCATGTGGACCGTCCTCAACAACGAGGACCCCAACCGCATGCGGCTGTACTTCGCCCGCCACAACGGCGTGAACCTCTCCGCCGCCACCATGCTCGTCGTCGGCGGACACGTCTGGTACTCCTACGGAGCCTCCGACAACATCGGCCGCGAGGTCCGGCCCTCGAACGCGATGCAGTGGCGGATGCTGCGTGACGCCTACGCCATGGGCGCGACCGTCTACGACCTGCGCGGCATCTCGGACTCGCTCGACGAGACCGACCACCTCTTCGGACTGATCCAGTTCAAGGTCGGCACGGGCGGCGAGGCCGTCGAGTACGTCGGCGAGTGGGACTTCCCGCTCAACAAGCTCCTGCACAAGGCGCTCGACATCTACATGTCGCGTCGCTGACGGTTGCGTAGTCTCGCCCGTAATCTCGTACGTAATCTCGTAGGTCTCGTACATACCTTTGATACACCGCAGCCATCAGAAAGGTTCCGGGCCGGCCATGGCGCTCTCCCTCTATGTCGACACCGCTCGCTGGCGGGCGCACCAGAAGTCCGTGATCGACCAGTTCCCCGGCCTGATCCCGGTCTGCAAGGGCAACGGTTACGGGTTCGGCCATGAGCGGCTGGCCGACGAGGCGTCCCGGTTCGGCGCGGACATGCTGGCCGTGGGCACCACGTACGAGGCCGCGAAGATCAAGGACTGGTTCGGCGGCGACCTGCTCGTCCTCACCCCCTTCCGGCGTGGCGAGGAGCCGGTGCCGCTGCCGGACCGGGTGATCCGCTCCGTGTCGTCCGTGGACGGCGTGCACGCCCTCGTGGGCGCCCGTGTCGTCATCGAGTGCATGAGCTCGATGAAGCGCCACGGCGTCCTGGAGGAGGACCTGGGCCGGCTGCACGCCGCCATCGAGGACGTACGGCTGGAGGGCTTCGCCCTCCACCTGCCCCTGGACCGCACGGACGGCACCGACGCGGTCGAGGAGGTCATCGGCTGGATGGACCGGCTGCGGGCCGCCCGGCTGCCGCTGCACACCATGTTCGTGAGCCACCTGCGGGCCGAGGAGCAGGCCCGGCTCCGGCAGCAGTTCCCGCAGACCCGCTTCCGCGCCCGGATCGGCACCCGGCTGTGGCTGGGCGACCACGATGCCACCGAGTACCGCGGCTCCGTCCTGGACGTCACCCGGGTCGCCAAGGGCGACCGCTTCGGCTACCGCCAGCAGAAGGCCGCCTCCGACGGCTGGCTGGTGGTCGTCGCCGGCGGTACGTCGCACGGAGTGGGCCTGGAGGCTCCCAAGGCGATGCACGGGGTGATGCCGCGCGCGAAGGGCGTGGCCCGCGCCGGCCTGGCGACCGTCAACCGGAACCTTTCGCCGTTCGTCTGGGCCGGCAAGCAGCGCTGGTTCGCCGAACCGCCGCACATGCAGGTGTCGATCCTGTTCGTCCCGTCCGACGCCCAGGAGCCGAAGGTCGGCGACGAGCTGGTGGCCCATCTGCGGCACACCACGACGCAGTACGACCGGCTCGTCGAGCGCTGATCCGCCGCTCAGCCGCCGCTGATCCGCCGCTCAGCCGCCGCTGATCCGCCGGGAGTCCCGCGCTACTCCCGGGGGACTCCCCACTCCACCTGCGGCCCCTCCACGGCCGTGGCCGCGTGCCGGGCGGGATGCGCGGCCCTTCCCCGTACGAAGACGTCCTCCGCGCCGTCCAGGACGCCCCCGGAGGGGTCGTCCGAGCCGTCCTGCCGCACCACGTCCCGCTCGGGCGCCAGGATGTCGCGCACGATCACGGCACACAGGTAGAGCGTTCCGAGCAGATGCAGGACGACTACGAAGTGGTAGCCGTCCGTCGGCAGGCCCTGCTTGTTGCCGCTGGTGGTGAAGGCCAGGTACATCCAGATGCCGAGGAAGTACATGACCTCGCACGCCTGCCAGACCAGGAAGTCGCGCCAGCGGGGCCGGGCCAGAGCGGCCAGGGGGATGAGCCACAGGACGTACTGCGGCGAGTACACCTTGTTGGTCAGCACGAACGCGGCCACGATCAGGAAGGCCAGCTGCGCGAAGCGGGGGCGGCGGGGCGCGGTGAGCGTCAGCACGGCGAGGCCCGCGCAGGCCAGCAGCATCAGCAGTATCGCGTACGTGTTGGCCGTCCCGGGCGCGATCGCCTCACCGGTGCGCTGGCTGATCAACAGCCAGACAGAACCGAAGTCCACATTCCGCTCGGTGCTGAAGGCGTAGAACTGCTTCCACCCCTCGGGCGCGAGGATCATCACCGGCAGATTCACCACGAGCCACGCACCGGCCGCGCCGAGCAGCGCCGCCCCGTACTCCCGCCATTTCCAGGCCCGCCAGCACAGCAGCAGGAGAGGGCCGAGAAGCAGTATCGGATAGAACTTGGCGGCGGTCGCGAGACCGATCAGGATGCCGAAGGCGAGCGGACGGCCGCGCGACCACATCAGCACGGCGGCGGCGGTCAGCGCGACGGCCAGCAGATCCCAGTTGATGGTGGCGGTGAGCGCGAACGCGGGTGCCAGGGCGACCAGCAGTCCGTCCCAGGGCCGGCGGCGGTGGGTACGGGCGACGCAGACGGCCATGACGGCGGCGCAGACCATCAGCATGGCCGCGTTGATCATCCAGTACGTCTGCTCGCGGTGCATGATGTCGCCGCCACCGGGCGTGAGCCAGGCCGCGACCTTCATGAACAGACCGGTCAGGACCGGGTACTCCAGGAACTCTATGTCGCCGCTCAGACGGTCGAAGTACGGCACCAGGCCCTCGGAGAAACCACGCCCGACGAAGAGGTGCGGAATGTCGGAGTAGCAGGCGTGGGTGTACTGCGAGGTGGTGCCCCGGAACCAGGCCCAGTCGTAACACGGGATCTTCTGCACCATTCCCAGCGCAAACATCCCGATGGCCACCAGTGCGATCACCCGCACAGGGGTGAGGGGGCCGGCACCGAGCAGGGCCCGGCGGCCGACCGGCCCGCCGATCAGCGCGCTGCCCGCCGCGGCGACCTCGTCGCGGTGGGTGGGGCACACCACCGGCGGGTCCTGCGGCCCGTCCTGCGGCGGACTCGTCTTGTGGAGGCTCGGCATGGGGGACATCCTGCCGTACGTCCCCGGGAAACGGTGAGGGCCGCCGCACCCGGCCACGCACCTGGAGGTACGTGTCGGATACGGCGGCCCTCAGAGCCTCACCGGGCGGGGCCCGGCGGACGGATCAGCGTGATCAGCCGCCGCTCAGCCAGCCGGTTCCGCCGTTGGGTTTGCCTCCACTGTCGGTCGACGTGTCGGTCGGCGTCGGTGACGTGGGTGTCCCTGTCGCACCGCCGTCGGTCGTCCCACCGCTGTCGTTGCCCGACGTGGCGCCACCGTCCTGGCCGCTGGTGGTGCTGCACTGCCAGTCCCACACGTCACAGGTCTTGTCCGGCTTGCCCGGCGTCTTGCTGGGCGTCGCGGACGGCGTGGTCGACGGAGTGGCCGACGGCGTCTCGGACGGGGTCTCGGTCGGGGTCGGGGTCGGGCTGGGGGCACCGCCACCGAAGACCGCCTCGGCGTCCAGCTCCTCCGGCTCCGGGAAGGACTCGACCTTCATGCCCTCGAGCGCGTCGGTCATGTAGTCCTTCCAGATCCGCGAGGGGAAGGACGAACCGTGGATCTTGGGCTGGTCACCCGTACCGAACATGGACTCGAACTTGCGACCTTCCTTGGTCTCGTCGTCGTCGAACCGGTACATGTCGATCGCCGTCGAGAGGTTCGGGGTGTAGCCCACGAACCAGGCCGAGTTGTTGCCGTCGGTGGTACCGGTCTTGCCGGCCACGTCACGGCCCGGGATGGCGGCCTTACGGCCGGTGCCCTTCGGGTTCTCGACGACGTCCCGCAGGACGTCGGTGACGTTGCTGGCGATGGCCGTGGAGAAGGCGCGCTCGGTCTTGGCCTCGTGCTTGTAGATGCTCACGCCCTTCTCCTTGACCTCGGTCACGGAGTACGGGTCGTTGCGCTCACCGTTGTTCGCGAAGGTCGCGTACGCGCCGGCCATCCGGATCGCGCTCGGGTCGGAGATACCGAGGGAGAACGACGGCACGTCCGACTTCACCAGCGAGTTCTCGCGCAGTCCGGCCTTGACGGCCGTCTCGCGGACCTTGTCGATCCCGATGTCCATGCCGAGCTGCACATAGGGCGAGTTGGCCGATCGGATCATCGCCTCGCGCAGGCTCATGGGGCCGTAGCTCGCGTCGTCGTCATTGGTCTGGAGCCACTCCTCGCCCTTCTCGTTGTGCCAGACCGTGCGGTCGTAGTTCTTGATCTTCAGCTTGTTCTTGCCGGAGTAGCGGCTCTTGTCGGGGTCGACGATCGTGCGGGTGGTGGCGTCCTGCACCTTGCCCTCGGACGGGTCCCGTACGCCGTACTCCATGGCCGCGGCCAGCACGAACGGCTTGAAGGTCGATCCGACCTGCGCACCGGTCTGGTCGGCGTTGTTGGTGAAGTGCTTGGTGGCGTCGGTGCCGCCGTAGATGGCGACGATCTTGCCGGTCT harbors:
- the dnaB gene encoding replicative DNA helicase, with product MSIPEPLDDPWADSGPSDRLPVTRPRGEGRGRGRGREDQHDRGSDGGPWDGGLSGFERVPPQDLDAEQSVLGGMLLSKDAIADVVEIIKGHDFYKPAHETVYAAILDLYAKGEPADPITVGAELTKRGEITRVGGASYLHTLVQSVPTAANAAYYAEIVHERAVLRRLVEAGTKITQMGYAADGDVDEIVNSAQAEIYAVTEQRTTEDYLPLGDIMEGALDEIEAIGSRSGEMTGVPTGFTDLDQLTNGLHPGQMIIIAARPAMGKSTLALDFARACSIKHNLPSVIFSLEMGRNEIAMRLLSAEARVALHHMRSGTMTDEDWTRLARRMPDVSQAPLYIDDSPNLSMMEIRAKCRRLKQRAGLKLVVIDYLQLMQSGGSKRAESRQQEVSDMSRNLKLLAKELELPVIALSQLNRGPEQRTDKKPMVSDLRESGSIEQDADMVILLHREDAYEKESPRAGEADIIVGKHRNGPTATITVAFQGHYSRFVDMAQT
- a CDS encoding MATE family efflux transporter → MTQAPPTPRAVRRQHDREIISLALPAFGALVAEPLFLMVDSAIVGHLGTPQLAGLAIAAALLSTAVSVFVFLAYATTAAVARRVGAGDLQAAIRQGMDGIWLALLLGGAVVALTLPTAPWLVDIFGASDTAAPYAITYLRISSLGIPAMLVVLAATGVLRGLQDTRTPLYVAIGGFGANALLNVGLVYGAGMGIAGSAWGTVIAQCGMAVAYLVVVVRGARRHGASLRPDAAGIRASAQAGAPLLVRTLSLRAVLMIATAVAARMGDAEVAAHQIILSLWSLMAFALDAIAIAGQAIIGRYLGADDAEGARQVCRRMIQWGAVSGVVLGALLVVARPLFIPLFTSDTTVQDTLLPALLVVAVSQPISGVVFVLDGVLMGAGDGPYLAWAMLLTLAVFAPVALLVPVLGGGLTALWWAMTLMMTVRMLTLWLRSRSGRWIVTGATR
- the rplI gene encoding 50S ribosomal protein L9 yields the protein MKIILTHEVSGLGAAGDVVDVKDGYARNYLVPRGFAIRWTKGGEKDVAQIRRARKIHEIATIEQANEIKAQLEGVKVRLAVRSGDAGRLFGSVTPADIASAIKSAGGPDVDKRRVELGSPIKTLGSHQVSVRLHPEVAAKLGVEVVAA
- the rpsR gene encoding 30S ribosomal protein S18: MAKPPVRKPKKKVCAFCKDKTAYVDYKDTNMLRKFISDRGKIRARRVTGNCTQHQRDVATAVKNSREMALLPYTSTAR
- a CDS encoding single-stranded DNA-binding protein; the protein is MAGETVITVVGNLVDDPELRFTPSGAAVAKFRIASTPRTFDRQTNEWKDGESLFLTCSVWRQAAENVAESLQRGMRVVVQGRLKQRSYEDREGVKRTVYELDVEEVGPSLKNATAKVTKTTGRGGQGGYGGGGQQGGGSWGGSSGGGQQGGGGAPADDPWATSAPAGGQQPQGGGGGWGGNSSGGGYSDEPPF
- the rpsF gene encoding 30S ribosomal protein S6, whose protein sequence is MRHYEVMVILDPDLEERAVSPLIENFLSVVREGNGKVEKVDTWGRRRLAYEIKKKPEGIYSVIDLQAEPAVVKELDRQMNLNESVLRTKVLRPETH
- a CDS encoding lipid II:glycine glycyltransferase FemX, producing the protein MSLTLRTISREQHLAFIQSQPAASHCQVPAWADVKTEWRSENLGWFDKSGELVGTGLVLYRQLPKIKRYLAYLPEGPVINWYAPNLDDWLQPMLAHLKQQGAFSVKMGPPVVIRRWDSAAIKSGIQDPDVKRLKDVEATHIEPRAFEVADRLRKMGWQQGEDGGAGFGDVQPRYVFQVPLANRSLDDVLKGFNQLWRRNIKKAEKAGVEVVQGGYEDLAEWQRLYEITAVRDHFRPRPLSYFQRMWTVLNNEDPNRMRLYFARHNGVNLSAATMLVVGGHVWYSYGASDNIGREVRPSNAMQWRMLRDAYAMGATVYDLRGISDSLDETDHLFGLIQFKVGTGGEAVEYVGEWDFPLNKLLHKALDIYMSRR
- a CDS encoding alanine racemase — encoded protein: MALSLYVDTARWRAHQKSVIDQFPGLIPVCKGNGYGFGHERLADEASRFGADMLAVGTTYEAAKIKDWFGGDLLVLTPFRRGEEPVPLPDRVIRSVSSVDGVHALVGARVVIECMSSMKRHGVLEEDLGRLHAAIEDVRLEGFALHLPLDRTDGTDAVEEVIGWMDRLRAARLPLHTMFVSHLRAEEQARLRQQFPQTRFRARIGTRLWLGDHDATEYRGSVLDVTRVAKGDRFGYRQQKAASDGWLVVVAGGTSHGVGLEAPKAMHGVMPRAKGVARAGLATVNRNLSPFVWAGKQRWFAEPPHMQVSILFVPSDAQEPKVGDELVAHLRHTTTQYDRLVER
- a CDS encoding glycosyltransferase family 87 protein; the encoded protein is MPSLHKTSPPQDGPQDPPVVCPTHRDEVAAAGSALIGGPVGRRALLGAGPLTPVRVIALVAIGMFALGMVQKIPCYDWAWFRGTTSQYTHACYSDIPHLFVGRGFSEGLVPYFDRLSGDIEFLEYPVLTGLFMKVAAWLTPGGGDIMHREQTYWMINAAMLMVCAAVMAVCVARTHRRRPWDGLLVALAPAFALTATINWDLLAVALTAAAVLMWSRGRPLAFGILIGLATAAKFYPILLLGPLLLLCWRAWKWREYGAALLGAAGAWLVVNLPVMILAPEGWKQFYAFSTERNVDFGSVWLLISQRTGEAIAPGTANTYAILLMLLACAGLAVLTLTAPRRPRFAQLAFLIVAAFVLTNKVYSPQYVLWLIPLAALARPRWRDFLVWQACEVMYFLGIWMYLAFTTSGNKQGLPTDGYHFVVVLHLLGTLYLCAVIVRDILAPERDVVRQDGSDDPSGGVLDGAEDVFVRGRAAHPARHAATAVEGPQVEWGVPRE